Within Oceanivirga salmonicida, the genomic segment TGTGAAGTAGAAATTTTGATTTCTCACCTTTCCATTTTGAATGAGTCAGGTTTATTATTATTAAATCACTAAAAGAGACAATTTTTTTGTGGTACTATAATAATTTTTGAGAAACAAGATTTATCTTGTTTTTTTTGTTAAATATAATAGGAGGTGTTCTGTATTAAGGGAACGAATAGATCTGACAAAGTCAGAATAAATGAACAAATAAGAGCTAAGGAGTTAAGAATTGTTTTAGATGATGGTACTGCTTTAGGGATTATGAGTAATAAAGATGCTTTGGAGTTAGCTATTGAGAAAAATTTAGATTTAGTGGAAGTATCTCCTGGTGCTAATCCACCAGTATGTAAGATTATGAATTATAGTAAATTTAAGTATGAAAAATCTAAAAAAGATAAAGAAAATAAAAAGAAACAAAAAAATGTGGTAATTAAAGAGATAAGAATTAAACCACATATAGATACACATGATATGGAAACTAAAATGTCACAAGTAAAAAAATTCCTAGAGAAAGAAAACAAAGTAAAAATTAGTTTGAGATTATCAGGAAGAGAAAGATTACATATAGAATCTGCTATTAAAGTATTAGATGATATTGCTGAAATGTTTGAAGAAATAGCAATAGTAGAAAAAAAATACGGTAAAGAACAAATGCAAAAATTTGTAATGTTATCACCTAAAAAATAAGGAGGAAAAATCATGCCAAAAATGAAAACACATAAAGGTGCAAAAAAAAGAATTAAAGTTACAGGAAGTGGAAAGTTTGTTATGAAACATTCTGGAAAGAGTCATATTTTAACTAAAAAATCTCACAAGAGAAAGAAAAGACTTGGAGAAGACTATGTTATTACAAAAGGAGCATCAAAAAAAGTTGCTAAATTATTAGTTGGAAGTAAGGGAAGATAGGAGGATAAAATATGGCAAGAGTAAAAACTGGAATAGTAAGAAGAAAAAGACATAAAAAAGTATTAAAAGAAGCAAAAGGATATAAGGGAACAAGAAAAACTAATTTTAGAAAAGCCAATGAAGCAGTAAAAAGAGCAATGGCATTCTCAACAGAGCATAGAAAACTAAAGAAAAGAACAATGAGAGAATTATGGATAATAAGAATAAATGCTGCAGCTAGATTAAATGGAATTTCTTATTCTAAATTTATGAATGGATTGAAGAAATTAGAAATTTTATTAGATAGAAAAGTGTTAGCGGATTTAGCAGTTAATAATCCAGCAGAATTTTCAAGTTTAGTAGAAAAAGTAAAAAGTATATAAATTTAAGGTAGATAAAAGCGTCTGCCTTTTTTTATTTTAATTTTTTAAATTAATTTGATATTTTATATCTATAATTATCATTTTATAGTATAATATTATCAAATAATAAAAATGGTTTTTAATAATTAATGACTTTATTAAAAATCGTGGTATAAATATACTAGATAGGATGGTGATAATATGGTTGATTTATTTAGTTTATCTACCGAAATGAATAATAAAAATAGTGAAAATATAGAATTACAAGACACAAGCGAAATATTAACTAGAATAAATAATGAAGACAAAACAGTAGCATATAGTGTTGAAAAAGAAATAAAAAGTATTACAAATTTAATAGATGCAATTTTAGATAATGATACTAAAAATACTAGAATAATATATATAGGTTCTGGAACATCTGGAAGACTTGGAATATTAGATGCTTCTGAGTGTCCACCAACATATGGAGTAAGTCCAGAAGTTGTACAAGGTATAATTGCTGGGGGGAAAGAAGCCATATTTAAAGCAAAAGAAAATGCAGAAGATGATATACTACAAGGTGAATTAGATTTAAAAGAAATTAATATAACTAGTGAAGATATAGTTATAGGGCTTAGTGCATCTGGTAGAACACCCTATGTGGTGGGAGCATTGAAATATGCTAATAGTTTAGGTTGTATAACTGGAAGTATTTCTTGTTCTAAGAATTCTGAAATATCAAATTTAGCCAAATACCCAATAGAAGTGGTAGTAGGACCTGAAATAGTAACGGGTTCTACTAGAATGAAATCAGGAACAGCACAAAAAATGATACTTAATATGATTTCAACTACAGTTATGATAAAAAAAGGTAAAGTGTTTTCAGGGTATATGGTAGATGTTAAAACTTCTAATAAAAAATTAGTAGAAAGAGCAAAAAGAATAATAATGAATACTACTAATAGTAGTTATGAATTAGCGAGTAAAACATTAGAAAAATCACAAATGAATGTAAAGCTTGCAATAGTTATGATACTACTAAATATAGATAAAGACAGTGCTTATATTAAATTAGAAAATTATGATAATAATGTTGCAAGATTAATACATGAGTATACTAATAAAAATGATAGAAAATAGAGTTTTTTTAATAATGAAAAATAATAGTATAAAAAGGGGTAAAAATGGAAAATATAGAAAATATGGAAGAAATTATATTTGAGATAATATCATATAGTGGAGTAGCAAAATCTTTATCTTATCAAGCAATGGAAGAAGCAGAAAATGGTAAATATGAAGATTCGAAAAATAGTTTGAAGGAAGCGGATGAACATTTAATAAAAGCACATGAAATACAAACTAAATTAATACATGCTGAGTCAAATGATGAAAAAATACCTTTATCAGTATTATTCATACATGCACAAGATCACCTTATGTCAGCAATAGAAATAAGAACATTATCTGAAAATATTATAAAAATAAATAAAAGATTAAATGATTTGGAGAATAATTTATGAGAAGATATAAGACTAAGGAGACTGAAAAAAAAGAATATAAAACTGCTTTAGGAACTACTGATTATAATATTCCTATGTTTGGTTATAGGTCAGCAGCTTTGATTTTTGGGGGAGAAACTTTAATAGTTATTTTAATAATATACATATGTAATTTATTAAAAATTAGTATGAATTGGCCTTTGACAATATTAGCACCACTTAGTTTTTCTTTGTTAGTAGGATATTCGCAATTTTTTTTAGAAAGAAAAAAAGGTTTTGTTAAAGGATATTTTATAACAGTATTACTAATATTTATATTGTTTTTCACAGTATTTTATTTATTTATTTTTAAAGGTATTGTAATATAGGAAATGAAAGGGGTAAAAATGAAAATATTATTTGTTTGTTCTGCAGGAATGTCTAGTGCTATTGCAGCAAAAGCATTAAAAAAAGAGGGAGAAAAAGCAGGTCTTGCAATAGAGGTGAAAGAATGTTCAACACAAGCATTTGAAGATGAAATATTAAATATATATGATTTAGTTATGGTAGCACCACAAATTAGACATCGTTATAGTCTTTTAAAAGAAATTAGTGATAGTAATAAAATACCGTGCATTTTAATAGAACCACAAGGCTATAGTCCTTTAGGTGGACCTAAAATGTTAAAACAAGTAAAACAAGAATTAAATTTATAAAAGGAGAAAATTATGTTAAAAAAGATTACTGATTTTTTAGATCAAAAATTATCTATGCCAATGGCTCGTCTTGCTGAATGGCGTTATTTGCGTGCAGTGCGTGATGGTATTATTGCAACATTACCACTTATTATAGTAGGGTCATTTTTCTTAATAGTGGCATTTCCGCCATTACCTAAATCATTGGAAATTACTCAATTTTTAACTAAAAATATTGCAACTATATTATTACCATATAGAATGACTATGTATATAATGACACTTTATGCAGTATTTGGAATAGGTTCAAGTTTAGCAAAATCATATAAATTAGATGGATTATCTGGTGGTATTTTAGCTGAAATGGCATTCTTGCTAACAATAGTTCCAGTTAATATTACTACTGAAGGAGCACCAATTAAAGGTATGGTTATCCCTATGGGTAATTTAGGAGCAGCAGGAATGTTTGTTGGAATACTTGTTTCTATATTTGCAGTTGAAGTATATAGATTTTGTGATAGAAGTGGCTTTAAGATAAAAATGCCTGAACAAATACCAGCATCGGTAGCAAGAAGTTTTGAAGCATTAACACCAACTGTATTAGTTGTACTAGTAATGAGTACAATCACATACTTTATAGGATTTGATTTACATAAGGTAGTAGGAAAAGTAATGCAACCACTTATTTCTGGAACAGATACATTACCAAGTGTTTTATTTATAGTATTTATGATTACATTTTTCTGGTCATTTGGTATACATGGAGTAAGTGTAGTAGGATCTATTATAAGACCATTATGGTTAGCACTTTTAGAAAAAAATACAGTGGCATTAGCAAGTGGACAAGGATTACCTGCAACT encodes:
- the infC gene encoding translation initiation factor IF-3 — encoded protein: MFCIKGTNRSDKVRINEQIRAKELRIVLDDGTALGIMSNKDALELAIEKNLDLVEVSPGANPPVCKIMNYSKFKYEKSKKDKENKKKQKNVVIKEIRIKPHIDTHDMETKMSQVKKFLEKENKVKISLRLSGRERLHIESAIKVLDDIAEMFEEIAIVEKKYGKEQMQKFVMLSPKK
- the rpmI gene encoding 50S ribosomal protein L35, which encodes MPKMKTHKGAKKRIKVTGSGKFVMKHSGKSHILTKKSHKRKKRLGEDYVITKGASKKVAKLLVGSKGR
- the rplT gene encoding 50S ribosomal protein L20; this translates as MARVKTGIVRRKRHKKVLKEAKGYKGTRKTNFRKANEAVKRAMAFSTEHRKLKKRTMRELWIIRINAAARLNGISYSKFMNGLKKLEILLDRKVLADLAVNNPAEFSSLVEKVKSI
- the murQ gene encoding N-acetylmuramic acid 6-phosphate etherase; this translates as MVDLFSLSTEMNNKNSENIELQDTSEILTRINNEDKTVAYSVEKEIKSITNLIDAILDNDTKNTRIIYIGSGTSGRLGILDASECPPTYGVSPEVVQGIIAGGKEAIFKAKENAEDDILQGELDLKEINITSEDIVIGLSASGRTPYVVGALKYANSLGCITGSISCSKNSEISNLAKYPIEVVVGPEIVTGSTRMKSGTAQKMILNMISTTVMIKKGKVFSGYMVDVKTSNKKLVERAKRIIMNTTNSSYELASKTLEKSQMNVKLAIVMILLNIDKDSAYIKLENYDNNVARLIHEYTNKNDRK
- a CDS encoding PTS lactose/cellobiose transporter subunit IIA, giving the protein MENIENMEEIIFEIISYSGVAKSLSYQAMEEAENGKYEDSKNSLKEADEHLIKAHEIQTKLIHAESNDEKIPLSVLFIHAQDHLMSAIEIRTLSENIIKINKRLNDLENNL
- a CDS encoding PTS sugar transporter subunit IIB is translated as MKILFVCSAGMSSAIAAKALKKEGEKAGLAIEVKECSTQAFEDEILNIYDLVMVAPQIRHRYSLLKEISDSNKIPCILIEPQGYSPLGGPKMLKQVKQELNL
- a CDS encoding PTS sugar transporter subunit IIC translates to MLKKITDFLDQKLSMPMARLAEWRYLRAVRDGIIATLPLIIVGSFFLIVAFPPLPKSLEITQFLTKNIATILLPYRMTMYIMTLYAVFGIGSSLAKSYKLDGLSGGILAEMAFLLTIVPVNITTEGAPIKGMVIPMGNLGAAGMFVGILVSIFAVEVYRFCDRSGFKIKMPEQIPASVARSFEALTPTVLVVLVMSTITYFIGFDLHKVVGKVMQPLISGTDTLPSVLFIVFMITFFWSFGIHGVSVVGSIIRPLWLALLEKNTVALASGQGLPATAAEPFYQWFIWIGGSGCTIGLTLLLLLRAKSIYAKSLGRTSILPAIFNINEPIIFGAPIVLNPILIIPFILTPMVCAVIAWIVTNLGLVNRVSVIAPWTLPGPIGAYLATNGDYRAIILNIVLILLSMAIYYPFFRMYDKNLLAEEKAEMAE